A window of Chitinophaga sp. MM2321 contains these coding sequences:
- a CDS encoding PAS domain-containing sensor histidine kinase encodes MSLSISDLDVPFQLSIFAAILERVPGLVAVRALKSGRLMYINDTGIKMLGTEDYPSLELLMEQNQLGCDNADRSTSDGQPVQERQWKNLKGETFIGVYDETMLKHDNKDYCFFRITDILSDRRFKQQLSRELQRFGALFDYASIGILVTNRQGEIVLINDFALGQFGYKREELLGKKIEILIPQRVHHQHVGHRARYNANPQSRPMGIGLDLFAVRQDQTEFPVEISLSHYTNEEGNFVIAYISNITERKKAEEKLEKLYNELEEMVEDRTMQLRKALEELEASKEVLTIALSKEKELGDLKSRFVSMASHEFRTPLSTILSSAFLVKHYEAEQDQPTRNKHIQRIINNVSLLTDTLNDFLSVGKIEEGKIQIRNVAFEIEEHFNTIIQEMQGIAKDNQLIEYQHDGDNRVFLDPSLLKHIVMNLLGNAIKFSTPGSHIQIQTSKTGHEFTLQVKDNGIGMSEEDQQHLFERFYRGSNVSNIQGTGLGLHIVHRYSEMMNGNILCDSELNKGTTFTITFPIEETNAPY; translated from the coding sequence ATGAGTTTATCTATTAGTGACCTGGATGTTCCCTTCCAGTTGAGTATTTTTGCCGCTATACTGGAACGTGTACCCGGACTTGTAGCAGTGAGAGCGTTAAAAAGCGGCAGGTTGATGTATATTAATGACACAGGAATAAAAATGTTGGGAACTGAAGATTATCCATCCCTGGAATTGTTAATGGAACAAAATCAGCTTGGATGCGACAATGCTGACCGCAGCACCTCAGATGGTCAGCCAGTGCAGGAACGGCAATGGAAAAATTTGAAGGGAGAAACATTTATCGGTGTATATGATGAAACAATGTTAAAGCATGATAATAAGGACTATTGCTTTTTCAGGATCACCGATATTTTGTCTGACCGACGTTTTAAACAACAGCTTAGCCGGGAGCTTCAGCGTTTTGGTGCGCTGTTTGACTATGCTAGTATAGGAATACTGGTTACAAACAGGCAGGGGGAGATCGTATTGATCAATGATTTTGCGTTGGGACAATTTGGTTATAAACGGGAAGAATTACTGGGGAAAAAGATAGAAATCCTGATACCACAACGCGTACATCACCAGCATGTGGGACACCGGGCACGATACAATGCCAATCCCCAGAGCAGACCAATGGGTATTGGCCTTGATCTTTTTGCGGTTCGGCAGGATCAAACAGAGTTCCCCGTAGAAATCAGCCTGAGTCATTACACAAACGAAGAAGGCAATTTTGTCATTGCCTATATCAGCAATATTACAGAAAGAAAAAAAGCGGAAGAAAAACTGGAAAAACTATATAATGAACTGGAGGAAATGGTCGAAGATCGTACCATGCAACTTCGTAAGGCACTGGAAGAACTGGAGGCATCAAAAGAAGTGCTTACAATTGCATTGAGTAAAGAAAAGGAACTGGGAGACCTGAAATCCCGTTTTGTCTCAATGGCTTCCCATGAGTTCCGCACGCCTCTCAGTACCATTCTTTCGTCTGCGTTTCTTGTAAAACATTATGAGGCAGAACAAGATCAACCTACACGCAACAAACACATACAACGAATCATTAATAATGTTAGTCTTCTTACGGATACCCTGAATGACTTCCTTTCCGTAGGGAAAATTGAAGAAGGAAAAATACAGATCAGAAATGTAGCATTTGAAATAGAAGAGCATTTCAATACCATTATCCAGGAAATGCAGGGTATTGCGAAAGATAACCAGCTTATTGAATACCAACATGACGGCGACAATCGGGTATTCCTTGACCCCTCTCTTCTGAAGCACATTGTCATGAACCTTTTGGGAAATGCCATTAAATTTTCAACACCTGGTAGTCACATACAAATTCAAACCAGCAAAACAGGTCATGAATTTACACTCCAGGTGAAAGATAATGGGATAGGTATGTCTGAAGAAGATCAGCAACATCTGTTTGAACGTTTTTACCGGGGAAGTAACGTAAGCAACATCCAGGGTACGGGTTTAGGCTTACATATTGTTCACAGGTACAGTGAAATGATGAATGGCAATATCTTATGTGATAGTGAGTTAAACAAAGGCACTACCTTTACTATAACGTTCCCGATTGAAGAAACAAACGCCCCTTATTAA
- a CDS encoding TIGR00730 family Rossman fold protein, whose translation MPLMQANPLPVASKELPGHEEKYFLEGPRSRAKEFFFSVKILLEFIRGFRVLHFVGPCIAVFGSARVQPESDYYELGREAGAGIAKLGFAVMTGGGPGIMEAANRGAKEAGGKSIGCNISLPKEQFCNKYLDQKFNCKYFFVRKVLMFKYSYGFLILPGGIGTLDEFAEALTLIQTHKILNFPLVLMNRGYWEPLMPLFHKMIESYMIGQEDLQYILLTDSIDEAMEHFQKYALTQYRIKRRKEFRRFALLRE comes from the coding sequence ATGCCACTCATGCAAGCCAATCCGCTACCCGTTGCCAGTAAAGAGCTACCGGGCCATGAAGAAAAATATTTCCTGGAAGGTCCAAGGTCAAGAGCAAAGGAATTTTTCTTTTCAGTGAAAATTTTGCTGGAGTTTATCCGGGGATTCAGGGTATTGCACTTTGTTGGACCTTGTATTGCGGTATTCGGTTCAGCGAGGGTTCAACCGGAATCTGACTATTACGAGTTAGGACGGGAAGCGGGAGCTGGCATTGCGAAACTAGGTTTCGCCGTAATGACCGGTGGCGGACCCGGTATTATGGAAGCAGCAAACCGGGGAGCAAAAGAAGCCGGCGGTAAATCAATAGGATGTAATATTAGTCTTCCGAAGGAACAATTCTGTAATAAATATCTTGACCAAAAATTCAACTGCAAATATTTCTTCGTTCGTAAAGTATTGATGTTCAAATACTCATACGGATTTCTGATTTTACCAGGGGGAATAGGAACATTAGATGAATTCGCAGAAGCACTTACCTTGATACAGACTCATAAAATCCTTAACTTTCCGTTAGTGCTGATGAATCGTGGCTATTGGGAACCGCTGATGCCCCTGTTTCATAAAATGATTGAAAGTTACATGATAGGACAGGAAGATCTGCAGTATATCTTACTAACAGATTCTATAGATGAGGCCATGGAGCATTTTCAAAAATATGCCTTGACGCAGTACCGCATAAAGCGCAGAAAAGAATTCCGGCGTTTTGCATTATTGCGGGAATAA